One segment of Setaria viridis chromosome 4, Setaria_viridis_v4.0, whole genome shotgun sequence DNA contains the following:
- the LOC117852939 gene encoding uncharacterized protein isoform X1: MVAMAVAVALLVVGFVVGVLSLAIAEGAALLWAIRTLTTTTTRPSNSSSNSSDDTSPAPPPPPLGDLKRQGFLWILEQEKMPAKASHHPSNDAQSHGGIKDKKTVVEVFPVKMLAKLEGHSLTLSAPDDASQQTTTIHLLDSTIVAVSASNLPSRKWAKRYPIKLESKESQVSRGSKVCYVYAQTSWEKESWCKALRLASTTDKDKHKFHAMLAREFRSYISSLNAGYPCFLKPSMLSGLEQVLVDSTVKTDGSSKFRNLLKRLAKKAPVKASPDSKSPVTSKQDIKQPTTPSSSVSSNSQLSDSSHTNVEEKLADEGTLCWNLLFSRLFFDAKMNGEVTKAIKARIQRTLSNTRTPAYIGEITLAGLSLGKLPPYLHRMRVIPLDLNELWAFEVDFNYSSGMLLHIETRLEIQEPELEKDIMRTSLKDDSNGDVGSDVLDSIEQYGNQFRSSEALDSVVGDDDEADALRKSKSTGWTSTYMSRWKRILHSIADQVSQVPLSLAIKISSIRGTMRLHIKPPPGDRIWYGFTSMPEIEWELESSVGDRKITNSHIASLIGNRIKASLHQSLVLPNCESIPVSWMISDKDDWVPRKIAPFIWLNREPTTENSARPPVGTTRELPGEASVSKAIAKNKSSPPASSTRSENELPKTKICFDGSEQAEASTSRHWQSQLVSASGAPLQSCEDATGDQLRMPLLRGSSRDDRAMVVAAGTSASEEAGDVKRKRGARRARVMDLGRRMGGKLEEKGKHIVGKMRENARSNNSLLLPGLERATTPAPAPAPS; encoded by the exons ATGGTGGCCATGGCGGTAGCGGTGGCGTTGCTGGTGGTGGGGttcgtcgtcggcgtcctctCCCTGGCCATCGCCGAGGGGGCAGCACTCCTCTGGGCCATCCGCaccctcaccaccaccaccacccgccccTCCAATTCCTCCTCCAATTCCAGCGACGACACATCtccggctccgcctcctcctcctctcgggGACCTCAAGCGACAG GGTTTCCTGTGGATTCTAGAGCAAGAAAAGATGCCCGCCAAAGCCAGCCACCACCCATCAAATGATGCCCAAAGCCACGGGGGGATCAAAGACAAGAAGACCGTCGTGGAGGTTTTCCCTGTGAAGATGTTGGCTAAACTTGAAGGCCACTCGCTCACCTTGTCTGCACCTGATGATGCTTCTCAGCAGACCACCACCATCCACCTGCTGGATTCTACAATTGTTGCTGTCTCTGCATCAAATCTACCCTCGCGTAAATG GGCCAAGAGGTATCCAATAAAACTGGAAAGCAAGGAATCTCAGGTTTCCAGGGGGAGCAAGGTATGCTATGTTTATGCACAAACCTCTTGGGAAAAGGAATCATGGTGTAAAGCACTTCGTCTTGCATCTACTACTGACAAGGACAAGCACAAGTTCCATGCCATGTTGGCTCGAGAGTTCCGCAGCTACATATCCTCTTTGAATGCTGGATACCCATGTTTTCTAAAACCCTCCATGCTCTCGGGCCTGGAACAAGTACTTGTGGACAGCACTGTAAAGACCGATGGATCTTCAAAATTCAGAAATCTTCTAAAAAGGTTGGCAAAGAAGGCACCAGTAAAGGCTTCTCCCGACAGCAAAAGTCCGGTAACATCTAAACAGGATATAAAGCAACCTACTACACCTAGCTCTTCCGTGAGTTCCAACAGCCAGCTATCTGATTCCTCCCATACAAATGTGGAAGAAAAGCTTGCAGATGAGGGTACACTTTGTTGGAACCTCCTGTTCTCTCGGTTGTTTTTTGATGCTAAAATGAATGGTGAGGTCACCAAGGCCATCAAAGCACGCATTCAG CGAACATTATCAAACACGAGAACTCCAGCCTACATTGGAGAAATTACACTTGCTGGCCTCAGTCTTGGAAAGCTTCCACCATATCTACACAGAATGAGAGTCATCCCACTGGATTTGAACGAGCTGTGGGCTTTTGAAGTCGATTTTAACTATTCTAGTGGAATGCTTCTGCATATTGAAACAAGACTTGAGATTCAGGAGCCAGAGTTGGAAAAAGACATAATGAGGACTAGTCTTAAAGATGATTCTAACGGGGATGTGGGTTCGGATGTCCTTGATAGCATTGAGCAATATGGTAACCAATTCAGGTCTTCAGAAGCTTTGGATTCTGTAGTgggggatgatgatgaagcaG ATGCATTAAGGAAGTCAAAGAGCACTGGATGGACATCAACATATATGTCGAGGTGGAAAAGAATCTTGCATTCAATAGCTGACCAGGTATCACAG GTGCCATTATCATTAGCAATTAAAATATCAAGTATCCGTGGGACAATGCGCCTACATATAAAGCCTCCTCCAGGTGACCGAATTTGGTATGGGTTCACGTCCATGCCAGAGATAGAGTGGGAGTTGGAATCATCAGTCGGGGACAGGAAGATCACCAACAGCCACATAGCCTCGCTTATCGGCAACAGAATTAAG GCTTCGCTTCATCAGAGCTTGGTGCTTCCCAACTGTGAAAGTATTCCAGTCTCGTGGATGATATCAGATAAGGATGACTGGGTGCCTCGCAAGATAGCGCCTTTTATATGGCTCAACCGTGAGCCAACCACTGAGAATAGTGCAAGGCCCCCTGTAGGCACGACCAGAGAGCTACCTGGGGAAGCATCAGTGTCGAAGGCCATTGCGAAGAACAAGTCGAGTCCACCTGCTTCTTCAACGAGAAGCGAGAATGAATTGCCCAAGACAAAAATATGCTTTGATGGATCAGAGCAAGCAGAAGCATCAACGAGCCGGCACTGGCAGTCCCAGCTAGTTTCAGCAAGTGGAGCTCCCCTGCAATCTTGTGAGGATGCGACAGGGGATCAGCTGAGGATGCCACTGCTGAGGGGCAGCAGCAGAGATGACAGAGCCATGGTGGTAGCTGCAGGGACCTCTGCCAGTGAGGAGGCCGGAGATGTGAAGAGGAAGCGCGGTGCTAGGCGTGCCCGGGTGATGGACCTGGGCAGGAGGATGGGGGGCAAGCTGGAGGAGAAGGGCAAGCATATCGTCGGGAAGATGCGGGAGAATGCGAGGAGCAACAACAGCCTGCTCCTGCCAGGCTTGGAGCGGGCTACCacccctgctcctgctcctgctcctagTTAG
- the LOC117852939 gene encoding uncharacterized protein isoform X5: protein MQAIRLVVLPGFNGSDSLAITSSIRAKRYPIKLESKESQVSRGSKVCYVYAQTSWEKESWCKALRLASTTDKDKHKFHAMLAREFRSYISSLNAGYPCFLKPSMLSGLEQVLVDSTVKTDGSSKFRNLLKRLAKKAPVKASPDSKSPVTSKQDIKQPTTPSSSVSSNSQLSDSSHTNVEEKLADEGTLCWNLLFSRLFFDAKMNGEVTKAIKARIQRTLSNTRTPAYIGEITLAGLSLGKLPPYLHRMRVIPLDLNELWAFEVDFNYSSGMLLHIETRLEIQEPELEKDIMRTSLKDDSNGDVGSDVLDSIEQYGNQFRSSEALDSVVGDDDEADALRKSKSTGWTSTYMSRWKRILHSIADQVSQVPLSLAIKISSIRGTMRLHIKPPPGDRIWYGFTSMPEIEWELESSVGDRKITNSHIASLIGNRIKASLHQSLVLPNCESIPVSWMISDKDDWVPRKIAPFIWLNREPTTENSARPPVGTTRELPGEASVSKAIAKNKSSPPASSTRSENELPKTKICFDGSEQAEASTSRHWQSQLVSASGAPLQSCEDATGDQLRMPLLRGSSRDDRAMVVAAGTSASEEAGDVKRKRGARRARVMDLGRRMGGKLEEKGKHIVGKMRENARSNNSLLLPGLERATTPAPAPAPS, encoded by the exons ATG CAAGCAATCAGACTAGTCGTTCTTCCTGGTTTCAATGGCTCAGACAGTTTGGCTATAACCTCTTCCATCAGGGCCAAGAGGTATCCAATAAAACTGGAAAGCAAGGAATCTCAGGTTTCCAGGGGGAGCAAGGTATGCTATGTTTATGCACAAACCTCTTGGGAAAAGGAATCATGGTGTAAAGCACTTCGTCTTGCATCTACTACTGACAAGGACAAGCACAAGTTCCATGCCATGTTGGCTCGAGAGTTCCGCAGCTACATATCCTCTTTGAATGCTGGATACCCATGTTTTCTAAAACCCTCCATGCTCTCGGGCCTGGAACAAGTACTTGTGGACAGCACTGTAAAGACCGATGGATCTTCAAAATTCAGAAATCTTCTAAAAAGGTTGGCAAAGAAGGCACCAGTAAAGGCTTCTCCCGACAGCAAAAGTCCGGTAACATCTAAACAGGATATAAAGCAACCTACTACACCTAGCTCTTCCGTGAGTTCCAACAGCCAGCTATCTGATTCCTCCCATACAAATGTGGAAGAAAAGCTTGCAGATGAGGGTACACTTTGTTGGAACCTCCTGTTCTCTCGGTTGTTTTTTGATGCTAAAATGAATGGTGAGGTCACCAAGGCCATCAAAGCACGCATTCAG CGAACATTATCAAACACGAGAACTCCAGCCTACATTGGAGAAATTACACTTGCTGGCCTCAGTCTTGGAAAGCTTCCACCATATCTACACAGAATGAGAGTCATCCCACTGGATTTGAACGAGCTGTGGGCTTTTGAAGTCGATTTTAACTATTCTAGTGGAATGCTTCTGCATATTGAAACAAGACTTGAGATTCAGGAGCCAGAGTTGGAAAAAGACATAATGAGGACTAGTCTTAAAGATGATTCTAACGGGGATGTGGGTTCGGATGTCCTTGATAGCATTGAGCAATATGGTAACCAATTCAGGTCTTCAGAAGCTTTGGATTCTGTAGTgggggatgatgatgaagcaG ATGCATTAAGGAAGTCAAAGAGCACTGGATGGACATCAACATATATGTCGAGGTGGAAAAGAATCTTGCATTCAATAGCTGACCAGGTATCACAG GTGCCATTATCATTAGCAATTAAAATATCAAGTATCCGTGGGACAATGCGCCTACATATAAAGCCTCCTCCAGGTGACCGAATTTGGTATGGGTTCACGTCCATGCCAGAGATAGAGTGGGAGTTGGAATCATCAGTCGGGGACAGGAAGATCACCAACAGCCACATAGCCTCGCTTATCGGCAACAGAATTAAG GCTTCGCTTCATCAGAGCTTGGTGCTTCCCAACTGTGAAAGTATTCCAGTCTCGTGGATGATATCAGATAAGGATGACTGGGTGCCTCGCAAGATAGCGCCTTTTATATGGCTCAACCGTGAGCCAACCACTGAGAATAGTGCAAGGCCCCCTGTAGGCACGACCAGAGAGCTACCTGGGGAAGCATCAGTGTCGAAGGCCATTGCGAAGAACAAGTCGAGTCCACCTGCTTCTTCAACGAGAAGCGAGAATGAATTGCCCAAGACAAAAATATGCTTTGATGGATCAGAGCAAGCAGAAGCATCAACGAGCCGGCACTGGCAGTCCCAGCTAGTTTCAGCAAGTGGAGCTCCCCTGCAATCTTGTGAGGATGCGACAGGGGATCAGCTGAGGATGCCACTGCTGAGGGGCAGCAGCAGAGATGACAGAGCCATGGTGGTAGCTGCAGGGACCTCTGCCAGTGAGGAGGCCGGAGATGTGAAGAGGAAGCGCGGTGCTAGGCGTGCCCGGGTGATGGACCTGGGCAGGAGGATGGGGGGCAAGCTGGAGGAGAAGGGCAAGCATATCGTCGGGAAGATGCGGGAGAATGCGAGGAGCAACAACAGCCTGCTCCTGCCAGGCTTGGAGCGGGCTACCacccctgctcctgctcctgctcctagTTAG
- the LOC117852939 gene encoding uncharacterized protein isoform X4, with product MMLLSRPPPSTCWILQLLLSLHQIYPRVNDSLAITSSIRAKRYPIKLESKESQVSRGSKVCYVYAQTSWEKESWCKALRLASTTDKDKHKFHAMLAREFRSYISSLNAGYPCFLKPSMLSGLEQVLVDSTVKTDGSSKFRNLLKRLAKKAPVKASPDSKSPVTSKQDIKQPTTPSSSVSSNSQLSDSSHTNVEEKLADEGTLCWNLLFSRLFFDAKMNGEVTKAIKARIQRTLSNTRTPAYIGEITLAGLSLGKLPPYLHRMRVIPLDLNELWAFEVDFNYSSGMLLHIETRLEIQEPELEKDIMRTSLKDDSNGDVGSDVLDSIEQYGNQFRSSEALDSVVGDDDEADALRKSKSTGWTSTYMSRWKRILHSIADQVSQVPLSLAIKISSIRGTMRLHIKPPPGDRIWYGFTSMPEIEWELESSVGDRKITNSHIASLIGNRIKASLHQSLVLPNCESIPVSWMISDKDDWVPRKIAPFIWLNREPTTENSARPPVGTTRELPGEASVSKAIAKNKSSPPASSTRSENELPKTKICFDGSEQAEASTSRHWQSQLVSASGAPLQSCEDATGDQLRMPLLRGSSRDDRAMVVAAGTSASEEAGDVKRKRGARRARVMDLGRRMGGKLEEKGKHIVGKMRENARSNNSLLLPGLERATTPAPAPAPS from the exons ATGATGCTTCTCAGCAGACCACCACCATCCACCTGCTGGATTCTACAATTGTTGCTGTCTCTGCATCAAATCTACCCTCGCGTAAATG ACAGTTTGGCTATAACCTCTTCCATCAGGGCCAAGAGGTATCCAATAAAACTGGAAAGCAAGGAATCTCAGGTTTCCAGGGGGAGCAAGGTATGCTATGTTTATGCACAAACCTCTTGGGAAAAGGAATCATGGTGTAAAGCACTTCGTCTTGCATCTACTACTGACAAGGACAAGCACAAGTTCCATGCCATGTTGGCTCGAGAGTTCCGCAGCTACATATCCTCTTTGAATGCTGGATACCCATGTTTTCTAAAACCCTCCATGCTCTCGGGCCTGGAACAAGTACTTGTGGACAGCACTGTAAAGACCGATGGATCTTCAAAATTCAGAAATCTTCTAAAAAGGTTGGCAAAGAAGGCACCAGTAAAGGCTTCTCCCGACAGCAAAAGTCCGGTAACATCTAAACAGGATATAAAGCAACCTACTACACCTAGCTCTTCCGTGAGTTCCAACAGCCAGCTATCTGATTCCTCCCATACAAATGTGGAAGAAAAGCTTGCAGATGAGGGTACACTTTGTTGGAACCTCCTGTTCTCTCGGTTGTTTTTTGATGCTAAAATGAATGGTGAGGTCACCAAGGCCATCAAAGCACGCATTCAG CGAACATTATCAAACACGAGAACTCCAGCCTACATTGGAGAAATTACACTTGCTGGCCTCAGTCTTGGAAAGCTTCCACCATATCTACACAGAATGAGAGTCATCCCACTGGATTTGAACGAGCTGTGGGCTTTTGAAGTCGATTTTAACTATTCTAGTGGAATGCTTCTGCATATTGAAACAAGACTTGAGATTCAGGAGCCAGAGTTGGAAAAAGACATAATGAGGACTAGTCTTAAAGATGATTCTAACGGGGATGTGGGTTCGGATGTCCTTGATAGCATTGAGCAATATGGTAACCAATTCAGGTCTTCAGAAGCTTTGGATTCTGTAGTgggggatgatgatgaagcaG ATGCATTAAGGAAGTCAAAGAGCACTGGATGGACATCAACATATATGTCGAGGTGGAAAAGAATCTTGCATTCAATAGCTGACCAGGTATCACAG GTGCCATTATCATTAGCAATTAAAATATCAAGTATCCGTGGGACAATGCGCCTACATATAAAGCCTCCTCCAGGTGACCGAATTTGGTATGGGTTCACGTCCATGCCAGAGATAGAGTGGGAGTTGGAATCATCAGTCGGGGACAGGAAGATCACCAACAGCCACATAGCCTCGCTTATCGGCAACAGAATTAAG GCTTCGCTTCATCAGAGCTTGGTGCTTCCCAACTGTGAAAGTATTCCAGTCTCGTGGATGATATCAGATAAGGATGACTGGGTGCCTCGCAAGATAGCGCCTTTTATATGGCTCAACCGTGAGCCAACCACTGAGAATAGTGCAAGGCCCCCTGTAGGCACGACCAGAGAGCTACCTGGGGAAGCATCAGTGTCGAAGGCCATTGCGAAGAACAAGTCGAGTCCACCTGCTTCTTCAACGAGAAGCGAGAATGAATTGCCCAAGACAAAAATATGCTTTGATGGATCAGAGCAAGCAGAAGCATCAACGAGCCGGCACTGGCAGTCCCAGCTAGTTTCAGCAAGTGGAGCTCCCCTGCAATCTTGTGAGGATGCGACAGGGGATCAGCTGAGGATGCCACTGCTGAGGGGCAGCAGCAGAGATGACAGAGCCATGGTGGTAGCTGCAGGGACCTCTGCCAGTGAGGAGGCCGGAGATGTGAAGAGGAAGCGCGGTGCTAGGCGTGCCCGGGTGATGGACCTGGGCAGGAGGATGGGGGGCAAGCTGGAGGAGAAGGGCAAGCATATCGTCGGGAAGATGCGGGAGAATGCGAGGAGCAACAACAGCCTGCTCCTGCCAGGCTTGGAGCGGGCTACCacccctgctcctgctcctgctcctagTTAG
- the LOC117852939 gene encoding uncharacterized protein isoform X2, with translation MVAMAVAVALLVVGFVVGVLSLAIAEGAALLWAIRTLTTTTTRPSNSSSNSSDDTSPAPPPPPLGDLKRQGFLWILEQEKMPAKASHHPSNDAQSHGGIKDKKTVVEVFPVKMLAKLEGHSLTLSAPDDASQQTTTIHLLDSTIVAVSASNLPSRKWAKRYPIKLESKESQVSRGSKVCYVYAQTSWEKESWCKALRLASTTDKDKHKFHAMLAREFRSYISSLNAGYPCFLKPSMLSGLEQVLVDSTVKTDGSSKFRNLLKRLAKKAPVKASPDSKSPVTSKQDIKQPTTPSSSVSSNSQLSDSSHTNVEEKLADEGTLCWNLLFSRLFFDAKMNGEVTKAIKARIQRTLSNTRTPAYIGEITLAGLSLGKLPPYLHRMRVIPLDLNELWAFEVDFNYSSGMLLHIETRLEIQEPELEKDIMRTSLKDDSNGDVGSDVLDSIEQYGNQFRSSEALDSVVGDDDEADALRKSKSTGWTSTYMSRWKRILHSIADQVPLSLAIKISSIRGTMRLHIKPPPGDRIWYGFTSMPEIEWELESSVGDRKITNSHIASLIGNRIKASLHQSLVLPNCESIPVSWMISDKDDWVPRKIAPFIWLNREPTTENSARPPVGTTRELPGEASVSKAIAKNKSSPPASSTRSENELPKTKICFDGSEQAEASTSRHWQSQLVSASGAPLQSCEDATGDQLRMPLLRGSSRDDRAMVVAAGTSASEEAGDVKRKRGARRARVMDLGRRMGGKLEEKGKHIVGKMRENARSNNSLLLPGLERATTPAPAPAPS, from the exons ATGGTGGCCATGGCGGTAGCGGTGGCGTTGCTGGTGGTGGGGttcgtcgtcggcgtcctctCCCTGGCCATCGCCGAGGGGGCAGCACTCCTCTGGGCCATCCGCaccctcaccaccaccaccacccgccccTCCAATTCCTCCTCCAATTCCAGCGACGACACATCtccggctccgcctcctcctcctctcgggGACCTCAAGCGACAG GGTTTCCTGTGGATTCTAGAGCAAGAAAAGATGCCCGCCAAAGCCAGCCACCACCCATCAAATGATGCCCAAAGCCACGGGGGGATCAAAGACAAGAAGACCGTCGTGGAGGTTTTCCCTGTGAAGATGTTGGCTAAACTTGAAGGCCACTCGCTCACCTTGTCTGCACCTGATGATGCTTCTCAGCAGACCACCACCATCCACCTGCTGGATTCTACAATTGTTGCTGTCTCTGCATCAAATCTACCCTCGCGTAAATG GGCCAAGAGGTATCCAATAAAACTGGAAAGCAAGGAATCTCAGGTTTCCAGGGGGAGCAAGGTATGCTATGTTTATGCACAAACCTCTTGGGAAAAGGAATCATGGTGTAAAGCACTTCGTCTTGCATCTACTACTGACAAGGACAAGCACAAGTTCCATGCCATGTTGGCTCGAGAGTTCCGCAGCTACATATCCTCTTTGAATGCTGGATACCCATGTTTTCTAAAACCCTCCATGCTCTCGGGCCTGGAACAAGTACTTGTGGACAGCACTGTAAAGACCGATGGATCTTCAAAATTCAGAAATCTTCTAAAAAGGTTGGCAAAGAAGGCACCAGTAAAGGCTTCTCCCGACAGCAAAAGTCCGGTAACATCTAAACAGGATATAAAGCAACCTACTACACCTAGCTCTTCCGTGAGTTCCAACAGCCAGCTATCTGATTCCTCCCATACAAATGTGGAAGAAAAGCTTGCAGATGAGGGTACACTTTGTTGGAACCTCCTGTTCTCTCGGTTGTTTTTTGATGCTAAAATGAATGGTGAGGTCACCAAGGCCATCAAAGCACGCATTCAG CGAACATTATCAAACACGAGAACTCCAGCCTACATTGGAGAAATTACACTTGCTGGCCTCAGTCTTGGAAAGCTTCCACCATATCTACACAGAATGAGAGTCATCCCACTGGATTTGAACGAGCTGTGGGCTTTTGAAGTCGATTTTAACTATTCTAGTGGAATGCTTCTGCATATTGAAACAAGACTTGAGATTCAGGAGCCAGAGTTGGAAAAAGACATAATGAGGACTAGTCTTAAAGATGATTCTAACGGGGATGTGGGTTCGGATGTCCTTGATAGCATTGAGCAATATGGTAACCAATTCAGGTCTTCAGAAGCTTTGGATTCTGTAGTgggggatgatgatgaagcaG ATGCATTAAGGAAGTCAAAGAGCACTGGATGGACATCAACATATATGTCGAGGTGGAAAAGAATCTTGCATTCAATAGCTGACCAG GTGCCATTATCATTAGCAATTAAAATATCAAGTATCCGTGGGACAATGCGCCTACATATAAAGCCTCCTCCAGGTGACCGAATTTGGTATGGGTTCACGTCCATGCCAGAGATAGAGTGGGAGTTGGAATCATCAGTCGGGGACAGGAAGATCACCAACAGCCACATAGCCTCGCTTATCGGCAACAGAATTAAG GCTTCGCTTCATCAGAGCTTGGTGCTTCCCAACTGTGAAAGTATTCCAGTCTCGTGGATGATATCAGATAAGGATGACTGGGTGCCTCGCAAGATAGCGCCTTTTATATGGCTCAACCGTGAGCCAACCACTGAGAATAGTGCAAGGCCCCCTGTAGGCACGACCAGAGAGCTACCTGGGGAAGCATCAGTGTCGAAGGCCATTGCGAAGAACAAGTCGAGTCCACCTGCTTCTTCAACGAGAAGCGAGAATGAATTGCCCAAGACAAAAATATGCTTTGATGGATCAGAGCAAGCAGAAGCATCAACGAGCCGGCACTGGCAGTCCCAGCTAGTTTCAGCAAGTGGAGCTCCCCTGCAATCTTGTGAGGATGCGACAGGGGATCAGCTGAGGATGCCACTGCTGAGGGGCAGCAGCAGAGATGACAGAGCCATGGTGGTAGCTGCAGGGACCTCTGCCAGTGAGGAGGCCGGAGATGTGAAGAGGAAGCGCGGTGCTAGGCGTGCCCGGGTGATGGACCTGGGCAGGAGGATGGGGGGCAAGCTGGAGGAGAAGGGCAAGCATATCGTCGGGAAGATGCGGGAGAATGCGAGGAGCAACAACAGCCTGCTCCTGCCAGGCTTGGAGCGGGCTACCacccctgctcctgctcctgctcctagTTAG
- the LOC117852939 gene encoding uncharacterized protein isoform X3 — protein sequence MPAKASHHPSNDAQSHGGIKDKKTVVEVFPVKMLAKLEGHSLTLSAPDDASQQTTTIHLLDSTIVAVSASNLPSRKWAKRYPIKLESKESQVSRGSKVCYVYAQTSWEKESWCKALRLASTTDKDKHKFHAMLAREFRSYISSLNAGYPCFLKPSMLSGLEQVLVDSTVKTDGSSKFRNLLKRLAKKAPVKASPDSKSPVTSKQDIKQPTTPSSSVSSNSQLSDSSHTNVEEKLADEGTLCWNLLFSRLFFDAKMNGEVTKAIKARIQRTLSNTRTPAYIGEITLAGLSLGKLPPYLHRMRVIPLDLNELWAFEVDFNYSSGMLLHIETRLEIQEPELEKDIMRTSLKDDSNGDVGSDVLDSIEQYGNQFRSSEALDSVVGDDDEADALRKSKSTGWTSTYMSRWKRILHSIADQVSQVPLSLAIKISSIRGTMRLHIKPPPGDRIWYGFTSMPEIEWELESSVGDRKITNSHIASLIGNRIKASLHQSLVLPNCESIPVSWMISDKDDWVPRKIAPFIWLNREPTTENSARPPVGTTRELPGEASVSKAIAKNKSSPPASSTRSENELPKTKICFDGSEQAEASTSRHWQSQLVSASGAPLQSCEDATGDQLRMPLLRGSSRDDRAMVVAAGTSASEEAGDVKRKRGARRARVMDLGRRMGGKLEEKGKHIVGKMRENARSNNSLLLPGLERATTPAPAPAPS from the exons ATGCCCGCCAAAGCCAGCCACCACCCATCAAATGATGCCCAAAGCCACGGGGGGATCAAAGACAAGAAGACCGTCGTGGAGGTTTTCCCTGTGAAGATGTTGGCTAAACTTGAAGGCCACTCGCTCACCTTGTCTGCACCTGATGATGCTTCTCAGCAGACCACCACCATCCACCTGCTGGATTCTACAATTGTTGCTGTCTCTGCATCAAATCTACCCTCGCGTAAATG GGCCAAGAGGTATCCAATAAAACTGGAAAGCAAGGAATCTCAGGTTTCCAGGGGGAGCAAGGTATGCTATGTTTATGCACAAACCTCTTGGGAAAAGGAATCATGGTGTAAAGCACTTCGTCTTGCATCTACTACTGACAAGGACAAGCACAAGTTCCATGCCATGTTGGCTCGAGAGTTCCGCAGCTACATATCCTCTTTGAATGCTGGATACCCATGTTTTCTAAAACCCTCCATGCTCTCGGGCCTGGAACAAGTACTTGTGGACAGCACTGTAAAGACCGATGGATCTTCAAAATTCAGAAATCTTCTAAAAAGGTTGGCAAAGAAGGCACCAGTAAAGGCTTCTCCCGACAGCAAAAGTCCGGTAACATCTAAACAGGATATAAAGCAACCTACTACACCTAGCTCTTCCGTGAGTTCCAACAGCCAGCTATCTGATTCCTCCCATACAAATGTGGAAGAAAAGCTTGCAGATGAGGGTACACTTTGTTGGAACCTCCTGTTCTCTCGGTTGTTTTTTGATGCTAAAATGAATGGTGAGGTCACCAAGGCCATCAAAGCACGCATTCAG CGAACATTATCAAACACGAGAACTCCAGCCTACATTGGAGAAATTACACTTGCTGGCCTCAGTCTTGGAAAGCTTCCACCATATCTACACAGAATGAGAGTCATCCCACTGGATTTGAACGAGCTGTGGGCTTTTGAAGTCGATTTTAACTATTCTAGTGGAATGCTTCTGCATATTGAAACAAGACTTGAGATTCAGGAGCCAGAGTTGGAAAAAGACATAATGAGGACTAGTCTTAAAGATGATTCTAACGGGGATGTGGGTTCGGATGTCCTTGATAGCATTGAGCAATATGGTAACCAATTCAGGTCTTCAGAAGCTTTGGATTCTGTAGTgggggatgatgatgaagcaG ATGCATTAAGGAAGTCAAAGAGCACTGGATGGACATCAACATATATGTCGAGGTGGAAAAGAATCTTGCATTCAATAGCTGACCAGGTATCACAG GTGCCATTATCATTAGCAATTAAAATATCAAGTATCCGTGGGACAATGCGCCTACATATAAAGCCTCCTCCAGGTGACCGAATTTGGTATGGGTTCACGTCCATGCCAGAGATAGAGTGGGAGTTGGAATCATCAGTCGGGGACAGGAAGATCACCAACAGCCACATAGCCTCGCTTATCGGCAACAGAATTAAG GCTTCGCTTCATCAGAGCTTGGTGCTTCCCAACTGTGAAAGTATTCCAGTCTCGTGGATGATATCAGATAAGGATGACTGGGTGCCTCGCAAGATAGCGCCTTTTATATGGCTCAACCGTGAGCCAACCACTGAGAATAGTGCAAGGCCCCCTGTAGGCACGACCAGAGAGCTACCTGGGGAAGCATCAGTGTCGAAGGCCATTGCGAAGAACAAGTCGAGTCCACCTGCTTCTTCAACGAGAAGCGAGAATGAATTGCCCAAGACAAAAATATGCTTTGATGGATCAGAGCAAGCAGAAGCATCAACGAGCCGGCACTGGCAGTCCCAGCTAGTTTCAGCAAGTGGAGCTCCCCTGCAATCTTGTGAGGATGCGACAGGGGATCAGCTGAGGATGCCACTGCTGAGGGGCAGCAGCAGAGATGACAGAGCCATGGTGGTAGCTGCAGGGACCTCTGCCAGTGAGGAGGCCGGAGATGTGAAGAGGAAGCGCGGTGCTAGGCGTGCCCGGGTGATGGACCTGGGCAGGAGGATGGGGGGCAAGCTGGAGGAGAAGGGCAAGCATATCGTCGGGAAGATGCGGGAGAATGCGAGGAGCAACAACAGCCTGCTCCTGCCAGGCTTGGAGCGGGCTACCacccctgctcctgctcctgctcctagTTAG